AGCTTCCCGAAATACTTTGCCCTTCACGCTGCGCCAAGCCGCTTCCTCTACAGGGTTGCGGGCATCTACGCCGTAGGCACGGTTCATAAAATCAAAACGCCCCGCCGCAAACCCAACATGAAGCTTTCGCTTCTCCTCTGGATTGAGACCATGGAGAGCTGTGAAACATGCGATTTTTTCGGCCGCTGCAATGGGTCCACCATTGCATAAAATATTCATGATGGCCGAGCCGACTTCGATGCGTTTCGTTTTTGCGAAAACTTGATGTGCGAGCTGAGCGATATCAACGTTTAAACCAACCTCGCCTTCCCAGTGAGGTATAACAGGTTTACTTGTCTCTTTTTGAACTTGGCTTGATAAATGAGACTCTGCAACCCACGCAACGCCGAAACCCAATTCATCAGCGACCTGAACTTGGTCAAAGAAATTTCGAAACATCACATCTTCAGTAGGCGTATGTCCGTCCACTGGCGTTTGGCTGATTGAAAAGAAAATATCGTACTTCATTGCCGTGTCCCCTTTTGAGATGGCTTTTCAAGACTGCATCACCGAAGCAGTCACTTTATATCGCGTGCAATCGACCGCCGTCGATGGGTAAATTTACCCCTCGAATATATGCCCCTGCTTCAGAAGCTAAGAAGACCGCAGCCCCTGCTAATTCTTCAGGTCGGGCCAACCGGCCTTCCGGAACGCCCGACATCCAATCGTCTTGAACGGCGTCTTCCGAAGAGCCTCGCTTCTGGGCAATGGCCGTGCGCAATGCATCAAGTCGTTCGGTATCCGTCAACCCCGGAAGCAGATTGTTGATGGTTATTCCAGGGGGTAATTCCCCAGCCAAGGTTTTCGACCAACTGGCCATGGCGCCCCGAACTGTATTCGACACTCCAAGATTTGGGATGGGCTCCCGAACTGAGGTGGAGATCACGTTGAGAATTCGGCCGTAACCCGCTTCAATCATACCGGGCAAAAACGCCTGCACTAAGATTTGAGAAGCGAAAAGATGCCTCCCCAGTCCCAAAGCAAAGTCCTCCGGAGTGGCCTCTAAAATCGGGCCAGGAGGTGGACCGCCGGTATTATTGACCAAGATATGAACCGCACCGCGTGCACGCACAAGCTCGTTTGCAGAAGCCGCCAACGCTTCTCGCTTGTCTAGATCCCAAGCACATGCAGCGGGCTTATCGGCCCCTGATTCCTTGAGTTCTTGGACCAACTGGGTGAGGCGTTCTTCACGCCGAGCGATCAGGGTAACCTTGGCGCCATGCGCGGCCATACGCCGAGCCACCGCTTCACCAATGCCTGCGCTGGAACCACAGATGACGGCATGTTTTCCCTTGAGAGCGAGGTTCACTTGCATAGCAACTCCTTTATCACCATGGCTGCCTAACCAATGTCATAGAGAAATACCATGCCAGACGGCGTTAGTTTTGGAGCTTGTTAGCGTTTACCGGTCAAAAAGACTTTCTCGTAGCGAGATTCGAGATTCATCTTCTTTTTCGCCCATTTCTGTTCAAGAATTCGCACAATTTTATAGTTTTTCGTGCCTTTACGGATGCTCTTGCCGAATCTTTTCTCTAATGATTTTAGAGACTTCTTGGTTTTACGAGGCAGCATTTGCTGGGCTAACTTTCGGTACTCGAGCCGAGACCAAAGACTGTCGCCCACCACATAAGAAGCCCGCAGGTAAGCCATGGCAGCCAGTTCTCTATTATCGCCCTTGCCTGAGATTTTACCCTCAGAGAGCACATCACCAATGGCCTCATAAACGTGAGGAGAGCGGCGGTAGCCACACAAAACCATATTCAAAAGCCCGTTAAGCGTCTGTTCGCGGCCACCATTCTTCCAACTGTGCGCCGGGTAGACACCGCTGCGGCGGCCCCGTTCTTGGAAAAAATGTGAAAAGCCCAAACGAGAATACCCTGAGCCACGCTCAGTAACCGTCACCATCGGCTTCTTTTTACGATCCCGCGCAGCTTGCATCGACATATAATCCAGCATGTGATGCGAGAAACCATCCTTGGTAAACTCACCGTTGGGGTTCATCTCAAACGCGCGGCTAAACGCTGCTCCCGCCCGGCTTCGATTAGAGCTTAATAAATAATAATCACCCGCGGCGATGTGGAGACTGTAACGCGTCGGCTCTTTTTTGATTCTAGCTTCGATGGTGGCCGCTGCTTTGTCCAGCTGGCCCAAATGACCGTACGCAGAGGCAAGGCCCAAAGAAGTTAAGGCAGAGCCTCCGCGCATGCGCTCTTCTTTTTTTTGTCTCTTTAGAAACCAACGATAATAGTGGGAAGAGTGTCGTAGATAATTACCGGCGAGGATGCGCTCGACTTTATCGCCGCGGATACCGGTAGGCAGCTCAAGACCGTCCTGAATGATGCAGCTCGCCTTGGCAGGAAGCACACCGTGCCCCATCACAACGATCATCACCAACAAGAACCACCGGCCGTAACCATACTCCATAAATTGGTTCTATCAGGTCCAATGTCGATTGACCAATATCAACCCAAAGACTCTTGAACCAAGGCATCCAAAACGACAGTGGCATAGGCCCCGGATGGCAGCGTAAAGGCCACACGAACCCCCTCAGCCTCGATTTCAGAACTCACCTGTGTTGGGTAAATTAGAGCTGGACGGCGACTGCCAGGCGCGACCTTAGAAAATGCGGCAAATTGCTCAAGGGTAAAACCGCTCTTGGCTAAAATTGCCTTTTCCCGAGGTGATGCCTTTCCAACCGCCGCCCGCATTTTAATGCCAAACATCGGTCCCGTCAGCGAAACCTTCCCCCCCTCCAGACGCTTCTGCTCGGCCTCAGGATCGAGAACAAGCTGAGCTGTACCCAGACGCTCAACCCAAATGACATCCCCGTGAATGAGCGTTTGCAATAAATTGTCCGCCTGTCTGTCTATCAACCAGGCATTGAAGAGAGAAGACTGCACAGCGTTAAGCGCCAAGCGCCGCATAAATCGCTTTTGCTGACGCGGCAGATTTGCCAAGGCCTCTTCGCCCTTCTCCAACAAGGATTTCCCCATCTCCCAGGTACTCCATTGATGGCCAAAGCGCTGAACACCATATGCATTCGGCACGCCATGAGACTCTAAGTAAGAGAGGGCATCACAAACACCTTGTTGGGCACTGGGGTCGACACCCCGCAACAAAATGGAAAAGGAGTTTCCCTCGATTTCACCGCGCTTGAGCTTGGGTCCATGACCACAAACCTCGAGAACCTTGAAGCCCTCCTCGGCGAGGCCTGAAAGGCTGCTGGCATGTGCACGTGGGACCGATAAATATTGCGTGGTCACGGCTTGTTTGTCTTTTAAGCCAGCACAGCCAATCGCCTCCTTATCGATTCCTAAGATTTGAGCAATTCGGAAAAGGACTTCCTCCGTGGTAAGCCCTCGTTTCTCTACCCTAAATCGAATTTGAGGACCCTCATCCGAGCGCCGCTCCCGCGGTAGCTCATTGACTAGAAAATCTTCTGGGCAAGATTTAATCTGGGCCCGAGTTTTCTCGAAACCTGGGATTTCAGTGCTTATAAGCGGCGGATGTTGCATCGTTTCAGACATAGAGGCGCCATATACCAGGGTCCCTAGAATGTCAGGGTATCTCGCCGAAGAACCCAAAATCACTCACGCCCGGCTGCTTGCCTTCTCAATCACAAGGGGTATAGACCTCAACTAAACCCTTGAACACGAGTGAGATGATGGAAAACAAAGAGCTGGTTCAATCAAGTAAGCCTGGCGTTGAAGGGCCTGTCGTTGTCGCGGTCATGGATGGGGTTGGAATTGGTAAGCACGACGATGCTGATGCCGTCTTTCATGCTCATACCCCAAACCTCGATCGCTACCGAACCGACGAACTGACAACTCAGCTTCAGGCCCATGGCATGGCAGTTGGTATGCCCAGTGATTCAGATATGGGCAACAGCGAAGTCGGCCACAATGTTATCGGGTGTGGACGGGTTTTTGACCAAGGTGCCAAGCTCGTTAGCCAAGCGATTTCCAGCGGTGCGCTTTATCAAACAGCCAGCTGGCAAGAAACAACCCAGCAAGTCATCAGTCAAGAACAAGCCCTGCATTTTATCGGCTTACTCTCAGACGGTAATATTCATAGCCACATCGATCACCTGATCGCGATGATCCGCAAAGCGAACCAAGAAGGTGTGAAAAATCTTTTCGTGCATGTCCTCCTAGACGGCCGTGATGTTCCACGAACCAGTGCCGTCGAATACATCGAAAAGCTTGAGGGTTGCTTGTCACAAATCCACGGAAGCAATGAGCGTAATTACCGCATTGCTTCAGGCGGCGGCCGAATGACAACAACCATGGACCGCTACGACTCAGACTGGGATATGGTCAAGCGCGGCTGGCAAGTTCATGTGCTGGGAGAAGGTCGCGGATTTCAATCCACCCTCGAAGCTGTACGAGTCCTTCGCGAAGAAACGCCCAACATCGGAGATCAAGATCTCTCAAGCTTTGTTATTCAAGAAGCGGGTCAAGCCGTGGGTCCGATTTGCGATGGGGATGGTGTCATTCTCTTCAACTTTCGAGGCGACCGCATGCTCGAGATCTGTGCAGCTTTCGAGCAAGACGTGTTCGATAGGTTTGATCGCGTGCGAAGACCCAAGGTCCACTTTTGCGGGATGCTCCAATACGATGGCGACACGCAAACACCCAAACGGTTTTTAGTCGCTCCGCCGGAAATCAATCGCACCTTGGGTGAACTGCTCGCCAGTCAAAATGTATCTCAATTTGCGTGCAGCGAGACCCACAAGTTTGGTCACGTCACCTACTTTTGGAACGGCAATCGATCTGGATATTTTGATAAACAAAATGAAGAATATGTTGAGGTGCCCTCACTCCCCGGACTTGTGGAAGAAGCACCGGGTATGCAAGCTGAGGCCATCACCCAAGAGGTCCTTCGAGGCATCAAGGCGGGCAAATTTCGCTTTAGCCGTCTGAATTATGCCAATGGAGATATGGTCGGTCATACTGGTCATTTTCAAGCGACTGTAAAATCTGTGGAGAGTGTCGACAGAATGCTGGGACTCTTGGAAAAAGAAGTTTTAGCGCTGGGCGGAGCCTTGGTCGTCACTGCCGACCACGGTAACGCAGACGATATGGCTGAGCGGCATAAAAAGACCGGTGCTATTTTAAGAGATGACAAGGGCATGCTCATTCCCCGAACCAGTCACTCGCTTAACCCTGTACCCTTACACGTAGTACTCAATGACGCCGACCGTGCACGCTTTGTGATGAATCAAATAGAGCAAGCAAGCCTTGCCAACTTAGCCTCGACGTCTCTTCATTTATTGGGGTTTGAAACGCCTGCGGATTATCGGGATTCGCTCATCCAAGCCGTTCGGTAACCAGATGCTCTCGGACTTAAAGCTCAACCTCTTGTAGGATAGCCGTTAACTTCTTCAGGTGGCCTTTAAAATCCTTGGCCAAAGATGAACCCACTTCTAGCTCGGTTGTAACGAACCTGTCCAATTTGGGATCACGCCAATGCATTTCATTTAAGTCATGCAGAACGGCCTTAAACTGACTGAGAACCTGCTCAGGTTCAGTCGGTGGGTACGACAATAGCGAACTACTCATTCCCAATGCGCGGTTGCGAATTTTGCGGTCGTGATCAATCAATAATTCTCGTCGATTCACGTTACCTAGAATATCCGTAAAGTCGCGAACAGCTTGCAAGGTCCAGCGACCATTCCAAACATCGTCTTGCTGACTCTCCTGCCAACTCACAAATCGCGCGCGAAGGTCTTGAAGTCCGAACCGGTCCAACGCGCGAATCATGTAGTAGGCATCGTTCTTGAGCAACATATCAATGCGCGCTCGCACACCATCTACTGTTGCCGGAAGTTCATCACTTGGAACCTCTTCAGCCTCGCCAACCAAGGCTTGAATATCTCGGCGAAAAGCCATCAAAGCATCCCGGACAAAAAGTGCTGTCTGCAGCTCAGAAGGATCTCTTGGGAAAAGCTCATCACCAGTAATGGGCGCAAGCTCACAGCAACCAACGGTGAACGCGGCTCGCAAAACTTTTTGGCATTTGCGCCGGCCCTCTTCACCCTCGGTAATCATGCCCCACTTCGAGCGCTCAAATCTCATTTGAACCAAACGCTCTCGACACGCCTCAAGTTCCAGCGAAAGATTGCGACAAAACTCTTCCATCGAAATAGGCTCATAGTCTTCATCGACTAATGGGTCCTGGGAAGGGTCCACCATACGCAAAACAAATCGGTCAAGATCCTCACAAAACCGGTCGCGTTTTGGATCTACAACTCCGTCAATCGCTCGAAGATTGGAGTCATGGGAAATATCGTAGTGACGGTTGTTTTCTTCGCTCGCCACGGACGCTTGAACCATACGCTCGGTTTCGCCAGATAAACGTGCGGGCAATTCCGGGAGAAAACGGATTGTTTCGTCGAGAGCTCCGAGCACTTCCATCGTGCAGCCAAACTCCATCGCCGATACAGCCTCCTGAGGGCCCAATGACTCAAAGGAACGGAAATCGACTTTGCGCAAAATGTCTAAAATATTCAGACAAATATCGAGCGCACCTTGCAGCCCCTCACGCGCCTCCTCGTCTACAGATTCGAGTATCGCATGAATGGTGCCGAGTTGAATTTCTGGTTCTTGGTCCTGTTGCTCAGGTAGCATCCTGATTCTCCCCTTTCATCAGTTTAAAATCACCTGGAGGTGCGCGCAAGTCCCCGACATCCTTCAAATTGTTAAAAGATCTCAATAATCCACGTACATTCCGATCGAATAGATGGTCTTGCCTACACGTCTTCTCAGATGCGAAGTCACCATTTTCATGGTTTAATAGAGCTGAGGGGTGGTTTTAGGGGGAGAGCTTTTTCGCGCGTGTGCCCCACGTGTTTCGAGTGCTTTCAGGAGGATTTTACCTATGTCGAAGAAGAACGCGATTGGAAACCTCGTCGATGAGGTATTGGATGGAACCAACCTCGATTTACGAGTGGATGGCTTTCAACTTGAAGAATTTCTAGAAACTCGAGAAGTCCGCATCAACTGCAATGTTCACCATAACAAAACAGGTGAGAAAGTGACGATCGAAGGTCGCGGAGTCGGGCTGGTCGATGCTTTCTTTCAAGGCATCATCGGTATTTACAGCAAAGAGTTCTCATCTCTTGAGACCATCCGGTTCAACGATCTGGAGGTCAAAGCCTCCATTGATAAGAGCCGCCAGGGCTCTCTCAGCGACTCTATGGCGGAAGTTATTCTCGCCGTGGCAAACTCAGACGGTAAAATCTTTCTCTTTTCACACCAAAGTCAGTCTATTACGGGCTCCTGCATGAGTGCCGTCCTAAGAGCAGCCGAGTTTTTCGCCAACACGGAGCGTGCGGTGATATCCGTCTACCGCGCTCTTGAACACGCCCGCGAATCTGGAAGAAATGACTCAATTAATCGCTACACCCGCCAACTGGCGACCCTGGTTGAGGCAACCTCATACTCTGAGGTCATCGACCGAATCCGCAAAGAGAGCCTCGAGCTAAAACCCTGAAACGAGATAAAGCCGAGTGCTCTTGCCTCCCTCCCAAGCGCTGTTAGAATCAGGCCATCTGGAGGATCCAAGCGTGAGTGACCTAAAGCTCAAGCCCGATGAGGCGATAGATTTTAACGGCATCGACCTCGGCGCCATCGACTTAGAACTCGATACGAAAACCCCTAGGCCTGGGCGCAAAAAAACTCCATTAGTTCGGACACTTACGCTGGTATCGCTGCTCTCTGGCATAATCCTGGTTATGTGGCTTCCCACGACCCACTTCTACAAGTCATCCAATTACTCAACCGCTTTGTTCTTCGGGATTTGTGTCTTCGGGGTTGGACTCACATTTGTTGGTGGTCGTTTCTTCTGGGCATGGATGGAAGAAGCAGCAGAAGAGTGGGCACTCCATGCAATACCCGCCACGCAGCGGCCTCCCCGGGTCATCAAGCCTCTTGAACGGTGGCTCACCCTTTTGGCTGCCTGTGGCTTGGGAGCAATCACGCTCTTCGCATTTCCTGAAAGCAGCTCGTACAACGATGGTTCATGGATGCTTAAAGCGCTTGGCGGAGCTTGCTCAGCAGCTCTTGGAGGCCGATGGCTTTTTATTCAAGCCGGGCGGGCCACACCCCGTGGAAAAGGCGGTCTACCGACGCTGCCTGCCTGGTTTAAGTGGCTGAACCTCGCCTTCCTAGTGATTGGCGCCCTGATTGTCCTGCTCAGCGATCTGCTCTTTAACTCCCAACAAGCCCAGGGCTACCTATCCGCATTGGGCTTTATTCTAGGGATTGGAGGGGCCATTTGGCTAGCCAGACGCTTTGATGAGCTCGAAACACGCTTCAAAAATGAAGCATCCCGGGGATCAAGCAAGCCACCTGAGGCCTAATTCCCGACCATAAGATGCGCAATAATAACCATTTTAGTTGACATAAGGCGCTCGTTTTTTTAAACCAAGCTCTCCTTCTGGTGACCGTAGCTCAGTTGGTAGAGCATCGGCTTGTGGTGCCGATGGTCGCGGGTTCAAACCCCGTCGGTCACCCCATTTTTCCCTTTCAGCTTAGTCTTTGTAATACTGGTGTTATGCTTCCAGGCTATAACCATAACGTCGAGTACCAAGGCCGCACCTTCCATATTCAAACGGAAGACTCCGGGATTGATAATCCACACATCATCTCCCACCTTTTTGAAGGTGGAAACATTTTAGAAACTCGTAAATGCGACTACGCGAATATTCTCGGTAACGAGCAACGCGATAAGGTCTTGATGAGCCTCATGCTCAATCAACACCAAGCACTGATCCGAGAACTCGAATCTGGTGAACTCGATAAGCTTTTAGAAGGTCCGGCACCCAAGGAAGAAAGTTCCGAGCACCTTGAACTTCCCGTAGAACCAGAACCTGAACCTGAACCTGAACCTGAACTAGAACTAGAATCAGAGCCCGAGGTAGAACCAAGTATCGAACCGGTAAACTCCGAAACTTTGGAATCCGGTGTTCCCGCATGGCTTAGCAGTCTACCAGAAACACGCATCATCCACCGGCGCCAACAAGCATCCGGATCTCAACCAAGAAGCCAACAAGAGCTTGATGAGCTTGCTCAAGTAACCATCAGACAAATCGTAGACGCCGGCACCGGAATGCCCATGCCAGCGTCCTCATCGAGCCAAGACACCTTAGCCGATGCACTTCAGGTTATTTTAAGTTCAGTCGAAGAAGACGCCACATAGACATTTGAAATTCGCCCGGTTGCGGGAGCAGCCAAGGCGAACTATACCCATAGCCATGCCAATCCTACTCAATCTCAGCGTCAATCTATTATTGGGCAGTGGCATCGCTCTGGTGGCCCGTAGGTCTGACGCGATGCAGAGAAATTGGCTCAGTTGGTCGACCCTGTGTCTGCTTGCCTTTGAGTCGCTCTGCATTACCCCGATGGCAACCTTCGCTTTTCGATTTTATCCAGATTGGTCCCTGCTTTACCTCTTAGATCCCGAAGTTTTCCCAAACCTTCCTTATTGGATTGGATGGCTTTCAATTGTGGTCATCGTTCTCAATTTCATAACGGCAACAAGTGCATACCTCATCACTCGAGCAGGTATCCTCAAGCAACGTGCAGCCATTAAGCTCAGTCCGATGGTTATTGGGGCGTCGTCGTTTCTGATCCTGATTGTGTTGTTTTACAAGAGAGTATTTTTTATCGGTGACTACGAGGCATTTCTTGCAGGCGAAGCCCAGCTGCTTCCAACAACCCTTGTTGGTATATTTGGAATCACTGTCTATCTTGCTACCGCTGGCTTTATTGCCTGGCTTTCCAAAAGATTCTCAGAGTCTGATCCCAAAATTTTTTAATATCGGAATGTACTTGAAATAAAGAAATACATGAAAGACTGGAAATACTTAACCTTCTCAAAATGATACACGCTTGAATCCAACTGCGACGCAACAATAGCGCTCACTTGGTCGTTTTCCACGACATCTTCCCCTTCGCCAAAGCTATACATCAAGCCCACGCGAGACAGTGAATGCTCTCCAAAATATCCTAATGCTACGCTCATCCCAAAAAGGTCTACATCCGGCGACTGTCTTACTTGGGCCCATTCGTTGTCATCGCGAATTTTAGGCGCGCTGGAAAAATCCGTAAAAAAACCCCAAGCGACACTCACCTCGGGAATGACCAACCACTCCATTCCGACGTTCACATTCACCACTGTTTTTCGCTCAATCGTTTTTACAAATGGAAACAATGAGTCAGCGTCCGAAAGGCCTTGGGTATCACAACCACGCTCCTGGCCCTCGACCTTAATCAATTCATAACAAACAGGCGCATGAATCGAGATATCCCCACTCACGGTGAAGCGGCGCCTCATACTGTAGTTTGCACCCACGCGTATCATCAGAGCTCGTTTGTTCTCAGACGAAAAAATGGTCTCACGTCGTTCAAGGCCATGAGAGACCATCGACTCGTCTCCCGAGCAATCCTCATCGACACAATCCCGTGATAAACGGTCTCGAACGAAAAGCAGTTTCCCTTCCGAATTCAAATCAACGGTTGGCAGCTGAACCGAAAGCCCTAATTTAAACGATGGTGACACATGGTATTTCGCGCCTAATCCAAGCAGTAAACTTCCGCTGTACAAAGAGATTTCACGGACAGCCATCCCTGCTGACTCATTGGCCGAAGCGTCAGAGTCTCCGCCCTGAACAACGAGTTCATAATTGGTCAAAGTTCGAAAAACATAAAAAGCAGAAACGCCAATTCTCAAATTAGGACCGAACTTCCGACCATAAGCTATGCCGGTCCAAAGTGAGTTGTCCTCAAGCTTGCGTGAATAGTTCCCTACGTTGACCTCACTCGTTTGAAATGCCGGGCTAGAGATCGCCACCTTACGAAAAGAGGGAATCATGGCTACCAAACCAAAGGCTTGGGTCGGTAACCCGTTTGGAAGCTTCTCTCCAAATGTCTTTACAAAACCCGCACTCGCCGGAATGACAATCAGCTGGGAGAAATCAAGCTCAAGGTTGGCCAGGCCGGGCACGGCCGTCGAAAAAGAATCTGGGTTTATCTCTCCGCGCTCAAAACCATAAAGACTTGTGGAGACCTGGAGGCTGGATTGTTTTACATCGGCCAAACCTGCCGGGTTGAAATATACGCCAGAAGGATCCGCCGACAAACTCACATAAGCGCCGCCCAAACCAAGAGAACGGCCACCGACAAGAAAATCTTGGTAGTGCGTATCATCGGCATAAACAGGCCCACTCAGAGACAGCCCAATGGCTAAAACCAAAAGTCGGAGTCCTATGAAGCTCAAAGAGTATTTCATATCAAATCAGTCTCGCACGACTGCACTACCTGGGAAAAGTGAAAGGTGGGGATTAAGCCGCGCGGTCTCGCGGGGAAGTTTCCAGATCAACGGAAACAATCTTACTCATTCCAGGTTCTTCCATCGTAATTCCGTAAAGTCTGTCTAGATGGCTCATCGTCTGCTTATTGTGCGTGATGACAATAAACTGAGACACTTTTGAGATTTCTCGTAGCATCTCGTTAAAACGCCCAACATTGGCGTCATCAAGCGGCGCATCGACCTCATCCATGACGCAAAATGGTGTTGGTTTAATCAAGAAGATCGAGAAGACCAACGCTGTTGCCGTGAGTGCTTTTTCACCACCCGAGAGCAAACCAACATTCTGAAGCTTCTTACCTGGAGGCTGGGCGATAATATCAACGCCGCATTCCAAAAGGTCATCAGAGTCGCAAAGGCGAAGTGCTGCGCGACCGCCGCGAAATAGACGCGGAAACACTTTGATGAACATTTCGTTAACCGCCTCAAATGCCTCTTTAAAGCGAACTCGGCTGGTGCGGTTGATCTGGTTGATGGCTTTTCGCAGGGAGCTAAGGGCCTCCAATAAGTCATCGCGTTGCCCAACTAAGAAGGTGTGGCGCTCTTCGACTTCATCATGCTCATCAATGGCGGTTAGGTTGATAGAGCCCATATTCTTTATCAGGCGTTCTATCTCTTCTATGCGTTCTTCGACTTCGGCCCCGGGAGCCGGCTGACCTTTGTACTCCGGCGCAACTTGCATCAACATCACATCATGACGTTCAAGAATCTGGTCACACAAACGCTGCTGCTCCATCTCAAGACGCTGCAAACGCATTCGCTCATCGTTAAGAGAAGACTGTAAGGTCGTGCTGCTTCGGCGGCGGTCTCTTAAGGCCTGTTCTACGGCCGTCAATTTCAGACGTTTCTCTTCGTACTTTTGACGTGCTTGAGCCACACCATCTCGAAGATTCTGAGCGCGCTCAACCAGCTCGCCGATATCCTCGCGGCCGATATCCAGTCGTTCACTCAACTCAGCAATCAGTGCTTCACCTTCAGCAATCGTTTGCTGGTCTTGGTCGAGGCGTTCTTTTTGTTCCGAATGATTCATGCTCAATCGTTCAATTGCACTCTTTAGAGCAGAGAGACGTTCATCCCTGCTTGCAATATTAATCTTGAGTGCCGTTAAATCTTCAGAGTGAATTTCAAGTTCTTCCGCCAAGCCAGAACGCTGAGAAACCACCTGGTTTACTTTCTCTTCAGCCTCACGCTGACCTTCCTCAGCCTGCTCTGCAACACTTTTGGCTTCGATCAGCTCCTGAGCAATATTCGTCGCCTCGTCACGCCGCGCCTCTAATTCATATTGCAACACTTCCGAACGCTCGCTGAGACGTCTCAATTCGGCGGTGGCGATTTGGCGGTCCTTGGTGACTTCTATTTTTTCAATTTCAGCAGAACGCACTTCTTTGTCGAGTTGTTGGATATCGATTTCCAGCTGTAGCCGCTCTTGCTCCAGAGTTTCCTGCTTCTGAGCTGTATCGCTTAACTCCACCTCAATCTTGACGACTTCGTCTTGTAGTTCGCGAATCTCACGCTTGCTGGCAAGAAGACCG
This is a stretch of genomic DNA from Deltaproteobacteria bacterium. It encodes these proteins:
- a CDS encoding tRNA pseudouridine(13) synthase TruD, with amino-acid sequence MSETMQHPPLISTEIPGFEKTRAQIKSCPEDFLVNELPRERRSDEGPQIRFRVEKRGLTTEEVLFRIAQILGIDKEAIGCAGLKDKQAVTTQYLSVPRAHASSLSGLAEEGFKVLEVCGHGPKLKRGEIEGNSFSILLRGVDPSAQQGVCDALSYLESHGVPNAYGVQRFGHQWSTWEMGKSLLEKGEEALANLPRQQKRFMRRLALNAVQSSLFNAWLIDRQADNLLQTLIHGDVIWVERLGTAQLVLDPEAEQKRLEGGKVSLTGPMFGIKMRAAVGKASPREKAILAKSGFTLEQFAAFSKVAPGSRRPALIYPTQVSSEIEAEGVRVAFTLPSGAYATVVLDALVQESLG
- a CDS encoding 2,3-bisphosphoglycerate-independent phosphoglycerate mutase; amino-acid sequence: MMENKELVQSSKPGVEGPVVVAVMDGVGIGKHDDADAVFHAHTPNLDRYRTDELTTQLQAHGMAVGMPSDSDMGNSEVGHNVIGCGRVFDQGAKLVSQAISSGALYQTASWQETTQQVISQEQALHFIGLLSDGNIHSHIDHLIAMIRKANQEGVKNLFVHVLLDGRDVPRTSAVEYIEKLEGCLSQIHGSNERNYRIASGGGRMTTTMDRYDSDWDMVKRGWQVHVLGEGRGFQSTLEAVRVLREETPNIGDQDLSSFVIQEAGQAVGPICDGDGVILFNFRGDRMLEICAAFEQDVFDRFDRVRRPKVHFCGMLQYDGDTQTPKRFLVAPPEINRTLGELLASQNVSQFACSETHKFGHVTYFWNGNRSGYFDKQNEEYVEVPSLPGLVEEAPGMQAEAITQEVLRGIKAGKFRFSRLNYANGDMVGHTGHFQATVKSVESVDRMLGLLEKEVLALGGALVVTADHGNADDMAERHKKTGAILRDDKGMLIPRTSHSLNPVPLHVVLNDADRARFVMNQIEQASLANLASTSLHLLGFETPADYRDSLIQAVR
- a CDS encoding SDR family oxidoreductase, whose protein sequence is MQVNLALKGKHAVICGSSAGIGEAVARRMAAHGAKVTLIARREERLTQLVQELKESGADKPAACAWDLDKREALAASANELVRARGAVHILVNNTGGPPPGPILEATPEDFALGLGRHLFASQILVQAFLPGMIEAGYGRILNVISTSVREPIPNLGVSNTVRGAMASWSKTLAGELPPGITINNLLPGLTDTERLDALRTAIAQKRGSSEDAVQDDWMSGVPEGRLARPEELAGAAVFLASEAGAYIRGVNLPIDGGRLHAI